A window of the Microplitis mediator isolate UGA2020A chromosome 5, iyMicMedi2.1, whole genome shotgun sequence genome harbors these coding sequences:
- the LOC130669194 gene encoding NFU1 iron-sulfur cluster scaffold homolog, mitochondrial-like, with amino-acid sequence MMNNFLKKTLVTGRALSYRLLNSYQSIKATDNNYRKLSYYNRSSNLLIKKNKYIDVDKRWMFIQTQDTPNPNSLKFIPGVDILGAGQTKDFPNAAESYCSPLAKMLFRINGVKSVFYGPDFITVTKIDEDVDWNVLKPEIFATIMDFFTAGLPILTEEQPSSDTQINQDDSEIVQMIKELLDTRIRPTVQEDGGDIVFVGFENGIVKLKMQGSCTSCPSSVVTLKNGVQNMMQFYIPEVLGVEQIEDEAEKVAKAEFEKLESKINNKKTDK; translated from the exons ATGatgaataattttctaaaGAAAACGCTGGTGACTGGACGTGCGTTGTCatatagattattaaatagCTACCAAAGTATCaa agCTACAGATAATAACTATCGTAAACTTAGTTATTACAACCGTTCATCAAATctactgattaaaaaaaataaatatatagatgttGATAAAAGGTGGATGTTTATACAAACTCAAGACACGCCGAATCCCAACAGCTTGAAATTTATCCCAGGTGTTGATATTTTGGGAGCTGGACAAACTAAAGATTTTCCTAATGCTGCAGAGAGCTACTGTTCTCCGTTAGCGAAAATGCTGTTTCGTATAAATGGAGTAAAGTCCGTTTTTTATGGCCCTGATTTTATTACTGTCACTAAAATAGACGAAGACGTTGACTGGAATGTTTTAAAGCCCGAAATTTTTGCTACCATCATGGATTTTTTTACTGCAGGTCTTCCGATACTTACAGAAGAACAACCTTCTTCCGATACAC AAATAAATCAAGATGATAGTGAAATTGTACAGATGATAAAAGAACTTCTTGACACAAGAATCCGACCAACAGTTCAAGAAGATGGTGGTGATATTGTTTTTgtg ggTTTTGAGAATGGaatcgttaaattaaaaatgcagGGATCATGTACAAGTTGTCCTAGCTCAGTTGTTACTTTGAAAAATGGTGTACAGAATATGATGCAATTTTATATCCCAGAAGTTCTTGGCGTTGAACAAATAGAAGATGAAGCGGAAAAAGTAGCAAaagcggaatttgaaaaattagaatctaagataaataataaaaaaactgacaaataa
- the LOC130669188 gene encoding protein PFC0760c-like isoform X1: protein MGLPDIDNIPETGAVFTLGRSRFADNIASHFFIRKDPVVSITCGDEHSAIVCQSGRLFVFGSNDWGQLGLGHKNHVSKPSCVKILKPEKVTHVACGRAHTLICTGDEKLLACGSDQESQLGRGQISTSDSSTLPVVIYDSKKVGSKILQIAAGSHHSLALTVDGDVLAWGSNLEGQLGLPGTSGLINKPTKVSLPEPVKQISAGYYHSAFLTESGVIYICGEAESGKLGIALDFRTQIAPKQMQLPVSVISVACGGHHTLLLAENGDIYCTGSNASGQLGMGTNITEIQTPKKLPRDNLKEEIIKKIVCGESHVAIITESGKLFMCGDGRHGKLGLEENENNVHELTYVEKYEELIVMNVACGGCHTILVGRKKNFETNNENVKQTKINSLPPLKVPINRIQNDDTIINLEDESKNEIEKSETELTEKLNDSTQVSLINLNKTDDNIEKPESPKKTYQRDSPTLLSNKNQHLKHDDDDDDDDDDNNNFDNDNNTNCNYDMNIENDDSNNNHSNKNNLIKDELDTKAQVNTSATEIRPKSHNDEFCVNKGIIENKEKDCDNNKEKTQDNNSVNKINDEKIKIEKSSVLLTSPPPKPPRQKIDSGDKTNTPPFISSLPSSRESSCSGNKNEKEIKSIISNDANKNDNEMNYNNDDNDDVLSITSDNKKTSSIKSKSSAQSKADTDETIAIGDTKILQHTVFQQNLDDNLKDKIADKVDEKINIIAGNIDDNNIIQSPLPHTGKIIKLFKNKKQQVSENLTNSSSSVEPIAKAKSKTCSIL from the exons ATGGGCCTTCCTGATATAGACAATATacccg aaacTGGAGCTGTTTTTACATTGGGTCGTAGTCGATTTGCCGATAATATTGCATCACATTTTTTCATACGAAAAGATCCAGTTGTTAGTATTACGTGTGGTGATGAGCATTCCGCTATTGTTTGTC aaagtggaagactttttgtttttgggAGCAACGATTGGGGTCAGTTAGGCCTCGGCCATAAGAATCACGTCAGCAAACCTTCGTGCGTGAAAA TATTAAAACCAGAAAAAGTAACACACGTGGCATGTGGAAGGGCGCATACTTTAATATGTACCg gAGATGAAAAACTGTTAGCATGTGGTAGCGATCAGGAATCACAACTAGGCCGTGGACAAATTTCGACAAGTGATAGTTCAACCTTACCAGTTGTTATTTATGATAGTAAAAAAGTAGGATCTAAAATTCTTCAAATTGCTGCAGGATCTCATCATTCTCTAGCACTTACTGTTGATGGAGATGTTTTAGCATGGGGTAGTAATTTAGAAGGACAGCTTGGATTACCTGGTACTTCcggtttaattaataaacccACTAAAGTTAGTTTACCAGAGCCAGTTAAACAAATTAGTGCTGGATATTATCATTCTGCATTTCTTACTG agAGTGGAGTCATTTATATCTGTGGTGAAGCAGAAAGTGGAAAACTTGGGATTGCCTTAGACTTTAGAACTCAAATTGCTCCTAAACAAATGCAATTACCAGTATCAGTTATATCTGTTGCCTGCGGTGGTCACCATACACTTTTACTTGctg aaaatggTGATATTTATTGCACTGGTAGTAATGCAAGTGGACAATTAGGAATGGGTACTAATATAACAGAAATACAAACTCCTAAGAAACTTCCACGTGATAATCTTAAagaagaaattattaaaaaaattgtttgtggAGAAAGTCATGTTGCTATTATTACAg aatctGGCAAACTTTTCATGTGTGGTGATGGTAGACATGGTAAACTAGGTCttgaagaaaatgaaaataatgtaCATGAATTAACATATGTTGAAAAATATGAAGAACTTATTGTAATGAAT GTTGCTTGCGGTGGATGTCATACAATCCTAGttggacgaaaaaaaaattttgaaactaataatgaaaatgtaaAACAGAcg aaaataaattcattgccACCGTTAAAAGTTCCAATTAATCGTATCCAAAATGATGATACTATTATAAATTTGGAAGATGAatctaaaaatgaaattgaaaaaagtgAAACTGAACtgactgaaaaattaaatgattcaaCACaagtatcattaataaatttaaataaaactgatGATAATATTGAAAAACCAGAGTcaccaaaaaaaacatacCAACGTGATTCACCAACATTattgtcaaataaaaatcaacACTTAAAacatgatgatgatgatgatgatgatgatgatgataataataattttgataatgataacaatactAATTGTAATTATGATATGAACATTGAAAATGATGATAGTAACAATAATCATAGTAACAAAAATAACCTGATAAAAGATGAATTAGACACAAAAGCTCAAGTAAACACATCGGCTACAGAAATAAGACCAAAGTCTCACAATGATGAATTTTGTGTAAATAAAggtattatagaaaataaagaaaaagattgtgataataataaagaaaaaacacAAGATAATAacagtgtaaataaaataaatgatgaaaaaataaaaattgaaaaatcatcGGTATTGTTAACATCACCGCCTCCTAAACCACCACGACAAAAAATTGATAGTGGTGATAAAACTAATACTCCTCCATTTATTTCAAGTTTACCATCATCAAGGGAAAGCAGTTGTTCtggtaataaaaatgaaaaagaaataaaatcaataataagtaatgatgcaaataaaaatgataatgaaatgaattataacaatgatgataatgatgatgttTTATCAATAACgtcagataataaaaaaacatcaagtataaaaagtaaatcatCAGCACAATCTAAAGCTGATACTGATGAAACAATTGCTATTGGTGATACTAAAATATTACAACATActgtttttcaacaaaatcttgatgataatttaaaagataaaatagctgataaagttgatgaaaaaataaacataatcgCCGGTAATatagatgataataatattattcaatCACCGCTTCCACATACAg gtaaaataataaaattatttaagaataaaaaacaacAAGTCAGTGAAAATCTTACAAACTCTTCATCATCTGTTGAACCAATAGCAAAAGCTAAA tcaaaaaCATGCAGTATCTTGTAA
- the LOC130669192 gene encoding uncharacterized protein DDB_G0292186-like, whose protein sequence is MAIKGYLTAITLAVVSIFLASFIDFNTITENFNFMKKNPEGPITTNNDVNQQYENDKHVKLNNDRVISVNKESPSIKKNEILYNNENLKHDKKNSESSSSSTVITDKHIISDSLSLSKHDTDTKIDKPINAHSGSSNSGSSNSSSSSSSSFNIDNLSNTNVPKNSDTNKNNNDKMNNNNNKNEHNNENNHNINNNNKINHNSNNINNNNNLNNNDIVKKNNNINIDNNNIKKNNININNNDNNNRNDNINQNNKNNENDKNNNINIEKSKYNNNANRIINDNKNSADKNYENNQKNPEKISSSHSSKSFENSDIHMHRTNENSRPQQHAINNKVSEPINTSGSSSSSSSSSSSNIDSSLNTRSSTNNNNNNNNNKNPNN, encoded by the exons atggcGATAAAag GTTATTTAACGGCTATCACATTAGCAGTGGTTTCAATATTCCTTGCcagttttattgattttaatactatcaccgaaaattttaattttatgaaaaaaaacccAGAAGGACCCATTACTACAAATAATGATGTTAATCAGCAGTATGAAAatg ATAAACATGTTAAATTGAATAATGATAGAGTAATATCAGTGAATAAAGAATCAcccagtataaaaaaaaatgaaattttatataacaacGAAAACTTAAAACATGATAAGAAGAATTCCGAATCAAGTAGCAGTTCTACAGTTATTACTGATAAACATATAATCAGCGACAGTTTATCATTATCAAAGCATGATACGGATACTAAGATTGATAAACCAATTAATGCTCACAGTGGTAGCAGTAACAGCGGGAGCAgtaacagcagcagcagcagcagcagttcATTTAATATTGATAACTTATCAAATACTAATGTCCCAAAAAATTCAGACACTAACAAAAACAACAACGACAAGatgaataataacaataataaaaatgaacatAACAACGAAAACAACcacaatatcaataataacaataaaatcaaCCATAATAGTAACaacattaacaataataacaatcttAACAATAATGAcattgtgaaaaaaaacaacaacatAAATATCGACAATaacaacataaaaaaaaacaacatcaatattaacaataatgataacaataacagAAACGATAATATTAAtcaaaacaacaaaaataatgaaaatgataaaaataacaacattaACATCGAAAAGAGCAAATACAACAACAATGCTAACAGAATtattaatgacaataaaaattccgctgataaaaattatgaaaataatcaaaaaaatcctgaaaagaTCAGCAGTAGTCATTCGAGTaagagttttgaaaattccgATATACACATGCATAGAACAAACGAGAATTCACGTCCTCAACAGcatgcaataaataataaagttagtGAACCAATAAATACTAGTGGAAGTAGTagtagcagcagcagcagtagcTCATCAAATATCGACAGCTCATTAAATACTCGTAGTTCAactaacaacaataataataataataacaacaaaaatCCTAATAATTAA
- the LOC130669193 gene encoding guanine nucleotide-binding protein subunit beta-like protein: MSETLQLKGILWGHSGWVTQIATNPKYPDMILSSSRDKTLIVWKLTRDETNYGIPQKRLHGHSHFISDVVLSSDGNYALSGSWDKTLRLWDLAAGRTTRRFEDHTKDVLSVAFSVDNRQIVSGSRDKTIKLWNTLAECKYTIQDEGHSDWVSCVRFSPNHTNPIIVSAGWDKTVKVWNLTNCRLKINHYGHTGYLNTVTVSPDGSLCASGGKDCKAMLWDLNDGKHLHTLDHNDIITALCFSPNRYWLCAAFGPWIKIWDLESKEMVEELKAEVVSSNSKIEPQCLSLAWSTDGQTLFAGYSDNTIRVWQVSVTSR; this comes from the exons ATGAGTGAAACATTGCAATTAAAAGGCATCCTTTGGGGACACAGTGGATGGGTCACCCAAATTGCCACCAATCCTAAATATCCTGATATGATATTGTCTTCTTCACGAG ACAAAACTTTGATCGTATGGAAACTCACTCGTGATGAAACAAACTACGGTATTCCACAAAAACGTCTCCACGGACATTCTCATTTCATCAGTGACGTAGTTTTATCATCAGACGGTAATTACGCTCTATCTGGTTCCTGGGACAAGACCCTCCGTCTCTGGGATCTTGCTGCTGGACGTACCACTCGTCGTTTCGAAGACCATACCAAG gATGTCTTAAGTGTTGCATTTTCTGTAGACAACCGTCAAATCGTCTCAGGATCCCGAGACAAAACCATTAAATTGTGGAATACTCTCGCTGAGTGTAAATATACAATTCAAGATGAAGGACACAGCGACTGGGTCAGTTGTGTTCGTTTTTCACCAAACCACACTAATCCTATCATAGTCTCAGCTGGATGGGACAAGACTGTAAAGGTTTGGAATTTAACCAACTGCCGTCTAAAGATCAATCACTACGGTCACACTGGGTACCTCAATACCGTCACCGTTTCTCCAGATGGTTCTCTCTGTGCATCTGGTGGCAag GATTGTAAAGCAATGTTATGGGATTTGAATGACGGTAAACACTTGCACACTCTTGATCACAATGACATCATTACCGCATTGTGCTTCAGTCCAAATCGTTACTGGCTCTGTGCCGCTTTTGGACCTTGGATCAAGATCTGGGATCTTGAAAGCAAAGAAATGGTCGAAGAGCTTAAAGCTGAAGTTGTGTCATCAAACAGTAAAATTGAGCCCCAGTGTCTTTCCCTCGCCTGGTCTACTGACGGTCAAACTTTATTTGCTGGTTACTCAGATAATACAATCCGTGTATGGCAAGTCTCTGTTACTAGCCGTTAa
- the LOC130669188 gene encoding protein PFC0760c-like isoform X2: MGLPDIDNIPETGAVFTLGRSRFADNIASHFFIRKDPVVSITCGDEHSAIVCQSGRLFVFGSNDWGQLGLGHKNHVSKPSCVKILKPEKVTHVACGRAHTLICTGDEKLLACGSDQESQLGRGQISTSDSSTLPVVIYDSKKVGSKILQIAAGSHHSLALTVDGDVLAWGSNLEGQLGLPGTSGLINKPTKVSLPEPVKQISAGYYHSAFLTESGVIYICGEAESGKLGIALDFRTQIAPKQMQLPVSVISVACGGHHTLLLAENGDIYCTGSNASGQLGMGTNITEIQTPKKLPRDNLKEEIIKKIVCGESHVAIITESGKLFMCGDGRHGKLGLEENENNVHELTYVEKYEELIVMNVACGGCHTILVGRKKNFETNNENKINSLPPLKVPINRIQNDDTIINLEDESKNEIEKSETELTEKLNDSTQVSLINLNKTDDNIEKPESPKKTYQRDSPTLLSNKNQHLKHDDDDDDDDDDNNNFDNDNNTNCNYDMNIENDDSNNNHSNKNNLIKDELDTKAQVNTSATEIRPKSHNDEFCVNKGIIENKEKDCDNNKEKTQDNNSVNKINDEKIKIEKSSVLLTSPPPKPPRQKIDSGDKTNTPPFISSLPSSRESSCSGNKNEKEIKSIISNDANKNDNEMNYNNDDNDDVLSITSDNKKTSSIKSKSSAQSKADTDETIAIGDTKILQHTVFQQNLDDNLKDKIADKVDEKINIIAGNIDDNNIIQSPLPHTGKIIKLFKNKKQQVSENLTNSSSSVEPIAKAKSKTCSIL; the protein is encoded by the exons ATGGGCCTTCCTGATATAGACAATATacccg aaacTGGAGCTGTTTTTACATTGGGTCGTAGTCGATTTGCCGATAATATTGCATCACATTTTTTCATACGAAAAGATCCAGTTGTTAGTATTACGTGTGGTGATGAGCATTCCGCTATTGTTTGTC aaagtggaagactttttgtttttgggAGCAACGATTGGGGTCAGTTAGGCCTCGGCCATAAGAATCACGTCAGCAAACCTTCGTGCGTGAAAA TATTAAAACCAGAAAAAGTAACACACGTGGCATGTGGAAGGGCGCATACTTTAATATGTACCg gAGATGAAAAACTGTTAGCATGTGGTAGCGATCAGGAATCACAACTAGGCCGTGGACAAATTTCGACAAGTGATAGTTCAACCTTACCAGTTGTTATTTATGATAGTAAAAAAGTAGGATCTAAAATTCTTCAAATTGCTGCAGGATCTCATCATTCTCTAGCACTTACTGTTGATGGAGATGTTTTAGCATGGGGTAGTAATTTAGAAGGACAGCTTGGATTACCTGGTACTTCcggtttaattaataaacccACTAAAGTTAGTTTACCAGAGCCAGTTAAACAAATTAGTGCTGGATATTATCATTCTGCATTTCTTACTG agAGTGGAGTCATTTATATCTGTGGTGAAGCAGAAAGTGGAAAACTTGGGATTGCCTTAGACTTTAGAACTCAAATTGCTCCTAAACAAATGCAATTACCAGTATCAGTTATATCTGTTGCCTGCGGTGGTCACCATACACTTTTACTTGctg aaaatggTGATATTTATTGCACTGGTAGTAATGCAAGTGGACAATTAGGAATGGGTACTAATATAACAGAAATACAAACTCCTAAGAAACTTCCACGTGATAATCTTAAagaagaaattattaaaaaaattgtttgtggAGAAAGTCATGTTGCTATTATTACAg aatctGGCAAACTTTTCATGTGTGGTGATGGTAGACATGGTAAACTAGGTCttgaagaaaatgaaaataatgtaCATGAATTAACATATGTTGAAAAATATGAAGAACTTATTGTAATGAAT GTTGCTTGCGGTGGATGTCATACAATCCTAGttggacgaaaaaaaaattttgaaactaataatgaaaat aaaataaattcattgccACCGTTAAAAGTTCCAATTAATCGTATCCAAAATGATGATACTATTATAAATTTGGAAGATGAatctaaaaatgaaattgaaaaaagtgAAACTGAACtgactgaaaaattaaatgattcaaCACaagtatcattaataaatttaaataaaactgatGATAATATTGAAAAACCAGAGTcaccaaaaaaaacatacCAACGTGATTCACCAACATTattgtcaaataaaaatcaacACTTAAAacatgatgatgatgatgatgatgatgatgatgataataataattttgataatgataacaatactAATTGTAATTATGATATGAACATTGAAAATGATGATAGTAACAATAATCATAGTAACAAAAATAACCTGATAAAAGATGAATTAGACACAAAAGCTCAAGTAAACACATCGGCTACAGAAATAAGACCAAAGTCTCACAATGATGAATTTTGTGTAAATAAAggtattatagaaaataaagaaaaagattgtgataataataaagaaaaaacacAAGATAATAacagtgtaaataaaataaatgatgaaaaaataaaaattgaaaaatcatcGGTATTGTTAACATCACCGCCTCCTAAACCACCACGACAAAAAATTGATAGTGGTGATAAAACTAATACTCCTCCATTTATTTCAAGTTTACCATCATCAAGGGAAAGCAGTTGTTCtggtaataaaaatgaaaaagaaataaaatcaataataagtaatgatgcaaataaaaatgataatgaaatgaattataacaatgatgataatgatgatgttTTATCAATAACgtcagataataaaaaaacatcaagtataaaaagtaaatcatCAGCACAATCTAAAGCTGATACTGATGAAACAATTGCTATTGGTGATACTAAAATATTACAACATActgtttttcaacaaaatcttgatgataatttaaaagataaaatagctgataaagttgatgaaaaaataaacataatcgCCGGTAATatagatgataataatattattcaatCACCGCTTCCACATACAg gtaaaataataaaattatttaagaataaaaaacaacAAGTCAGTGAAAATCTTACAAACTCTTCATCATCTGTTGAACCAATAGCAAAAGCTAAA tcaaaaaCATGCAGTATCTTGTAA
- the LOC130669189 gene encoding pseudouridylate synthase 7 homolog encodes MSTFDTKNNDDCPRGRGGGGKYHHQHNRRRRGGIGGGNSGYKTKQYNNDNKNKKRSSNEFNNVKRTKYESSTNRLKEIDIGVSEFMGTHKHFTGIFKERFSDFNVHEIDCNGKISTLTTQEIPPEPEDDIDVDKLKKSLPIDILEKLDNFINSETDDVNNPVTSIEIDVTNIDKDHRRNIHTIAKKIKQVNSQTIDRDNKKLLVLTKTNNDNNKKKNNTIYKKYGFHRDIRINWSLREGPYCKFILHKVNLDTMDALNQLAVNLRIRPNFLNYSGTKDRRGCTTQWVTAKQIHPSLILEAGKRIRGVYVGNFEFTKNSLKLGMLKGNHFTIALRNITASDEEIESAIVNLRDYGFINYYGLQRFGSVAAIPTHEIGKALLKANYNEAIDLILKPRAGDYKDMADAREIYYKTKDAGKALKCINRLDKIEAKLLKGIELNGVSNPQGALDYIPRNTRLMYIHSYQSFIWNHIVSRRIEKFGRKPIVGDLVYATQPNLDKKQQKFQANEEELNEILDNDDDNDNDDKIDIDLENDEKSLPAVKILNENDLSNYTFADIIIPLPGHKVIYPSYAKVWYEEFMDKDNLNIDLKNKNKKYSLSGAYRNIIQVPDNLSWKILQYNDINSDLILSDIDKIRGNEEKIKQISEGKYKALILEMSLKSSTYATMALREILKHDTSAETQAAQTAAYHDASINQQEFNEKNDLIDENEQFQVPDIKKYNVIELEKKQLMETDESVVEA; translated from the exons ATGTCTACTtttgatacaaaaaataatgatgattgTCCACGTGGTCGCGGAGGTGgtg GTAAATATCATCATCAGCATAATCGTCGTCGCCGTGGTGGTATTGGTGGTGGTAATAGTGGATATAAAACTAAACaatataataatgacaataaaaacaaaaaaagatcAAGTAATGAATTTAACAATGTAAAAAGAACAAAATATGAGTCATCAACAAATCGTCTTAAAGAGATTGACATTGGAGTAAGTGAATTTATGGGTACCCATAAACACTTTACTGGTATTTTTAAAGAACGTTTTAGTGACTTTAATGTTCATGAAATAGATTGTAATGGAAAAATATCAACATTAACAACACAAGAAATTCCACCAGAACCGGAAGATGATATTGACGTagacaaactaaaaaaaagtttacctATAGACATATTAGAAAAACTTGATAACTTTATCAATAGTGAGACTGATGATGTCAACAATCCAGTTACATCAATTGAAATTGATGTAACTAACATTGATAAAGATCACCGACGTAATATTCATACTAttgccaaaaaaataaaacaagtaaATAGTCAAACTATTGATAGAGACAATAAGAAACTATTAGTTCTTACTAAAACTAATAacgacaataataaaaaaaaaaataatactataTACAAAa aatatgGATTCCATCGAGACATTCGTATTAACTGGTCTCTTCGTGAGGGTCCTTAttgcaaatttattttacacaaaGTTAATCTTGATACAATGGATGCGTTAAATCAATTAGCTGTTAATTTACGTATAcgtccaaattttttaaattactcagGAACAAAAGATCGTCGTGGGTGTACAACTCAGTGGGTTACTGCTAAACAAATTCATCCATCTTTAATTTTAGAAGCTGGAAAACGTATTCGTGGTGTATATGTtggtaattttgaatttactaAAAACTCACTTAAATTGGGAATGTTAAAAGGCAATCATTTTACAATAGCTTTACGTAATATTACTGCTTCTGATGAAGAAATTGAATCAGCAATTGTAAATTTACGTGATTAtggatttataaattattatggaTTACAAAGATTTGGTAGTGTAGCAGCTATACCAACTCACGAAATAGGTAAAGCTTTATTAAAAGCTAATTATAATGAAGCTATTGATTTAATACTAAAACCACGTGCTGGTGATTATAAAGACATGGCTGATGCacgtgaaatttattataaaactaaaGATGCAGGTAAAGCATTAAAATGTATCAACAGATTAGATAAAATAGAagctaaattattaaaaggtATTGAATTAAATGGTGTATCTAATCCACAAGGTGCTTTAGATTATATACCAAGAAATACAAGATTAATGTATATTCATTCATATCAAAGTTTTATTTGGAATCATATAGTATCACGTAGAATCGAAAAATTTGGACGCAAACCAATTGTTGGTGATCTTGTTTATGCTACTCAAccaaatttagataaaaaacaacaaaaatttcaagcaAATGAAGaagaattaaatgaaatactagataatgatgatgataatgataatgatgataaaattgatattgatttagaaaatgatgaaaaatcaTTACCAGCAGTTAAAATTCTTAATGAAAATGATTTGTCAAATTATACATTTGCTGATATTATTATACCACTACCCGGACATAAGGTTATATATCCATCATATGCTAAAGTTTGGTATGAAGAATTTATGGAcaaagataatttaaatattgatttaaaaaataagaataaaaaatattcgttaAGTGGAGCATATAGAAATATTATTCAAGTACCAGATAATTTATCATGGAAAATTTTACAGTACAATGATATTAATAGTGATTTAATTCTTTCCGATATTGATAAAATCCGAGGTAATGAAGAAAAGATTAAACAAATTtcag agGGTAAATATAAAGCTTTAATATTAGAGATGTCCTTAAAATCATCGACCTATGCAACGATGGCTTTAcgagaaattttaaaacatgATACGTCAGCTGAAACTCAAGCAGCTCAAACAGCTGCTTATCATGATGCTTCAATTAACCAGCaggaatttaatgaaaaaaatgatcttaTTGATGAAAATGAACAGTTTCAAGTTccagatattaaaaaatataatgtaattgagttggaaaaaaaacagCTAATGGAAACTGATGAGTCTGTTGTTGAGGCATAA